A region of Anopheles merus strain MAF chromosome 2R, AmerM5.1, whole genome shotgun sequence DNA encodes the following proteins:
- the LOC121589390 gene encoding phosphofurin acidic cluster sorting protein 2 has product MADKGTKFERMAMTKPVPMKLFAAWEVDRTPSNCIPRLCSLKITRLSLLTPLPADLTSLSLAVRMQSSKRTLRSHEIPVPQSLSAGYGSTGVIGTGSITGGAVGGGLTGGTGLAGGGGVGGGVGVGGGGGGAGQLNSPPLLETELDLHFSLQYPHFIKRDGNRLLILLQRRKKYKTRTILGYKTLAEGVIRMDAVLQKSMDMTVELNGSGKAGRAGLTIATLRATQVTSIPVDQDNKNNNSLLVTDRVNEYSDEDEEQEFSSGDENDEGLSGYAAKRNYAGKRDSYKKFESGEQDGEQEDGNMLPSNQADSDSDFDNMGKEKSRGKMSRQRNFKQRIISLLKRFKVPEELEGDVRERGPALRGKRDLDALFQELESLSCGEGDDSGQDMDSLSIGSTPKPSLRPFFEHSGKPVLTQQHSSIQLSSMQKGGGGVGGGVGNKDFMPEKKPNLEKRDSLAEKKSNSITIANNLINSMNGNSINNNQTSNYSNSQDRSGDWKNDSSGNEGGAGNTDPEALSSDPQNTGSPPKEKETAVEKKNRLFRTSSSTPNSAKKQKQVLSFQMDQHGQQQGQQHHTQQGKPSPLETCLSPTNVEPRKSLLEQLQRTFTTEESALPEVVTIVSPPEASTVSLTPRLASLISATFRPTFQPNNTAEVKAITQALMNKIQKYCNSTAKPPTTVKVVLVGGDWLQGAVLRHYVELLGIRPPDWVNHIRFYIVPLGSCAVARYIGMIDSSYLGMFGTESWQQICDRAANLESAQSKNESAEFINRIQRYLISGGPCTQVPIAEAMVNYRDEDSCQIFVPFVSDVRIGCLEGPQVSLDLDESFTYASQGSADRMLSSSPPQSGRTSPPASQTPSAIAQLQQKDLQQQQLLQQSSSSSSSQVQESLELQVDYWPLARPNFDPKEKLLGKGQDPSGKNSIKSTFRHLQVWRLPQAPSFGEFTNGLTLSFATKEKKQKIMRLGKKKEKDRDAEKEQCVEGVARLICSPKQSHPVPLRVYIDGTEWTGVKFFQLSSQWQTHIKNFPIALVGAPLAPAEMLT; this is encoded by the exons ATTATGTTCGTTAAAAATTACCCGCCTGTCCCTGCTCACACCCCTGCCGGCCGATCTAACGTCACTGTCGCTGGCGGTTCGAATGCAAAGCTCAAAGCGAACGCTTCGCTCGCACGAAATCCCGGTCCCACAGTCGCTGAGCGCCGGGTACGGCAGCACCGGTGTGATCGGCACCGGAAGCATCACGGGAGGCGCAGTCGGCGGAGGCCTGACCGGCGGTACCGGGCTGGCCGGTGGGGGTGGCGTTGGTGGAGGCGTCGGCGTCGGTGGGGGTGGCGGTGGCGCCGGTCAGCTCAACTCGCCGCCACTGCTGGAGACGGAGCTGGACCTGCACTTCAGCCTGCAGTATCCGCATTTCATCAAGCGCGACGGCAACCGGTTGCTGATACTGCTGCAGCGCCGCAAAAAGTACAAAACGCGCACCATCCTCGGCTACAAGACGCTGGCCGAGGGCGTGATCCGGATGGACGCGGTGCTGCAGAAATCGATGGACATGACGGTGGAGCTGAACGGGTCGGGGAAGGCGGGCCGGGCCGGACTGACGATAGCGACGCTGCGCGCCACCCAGGTCACGTCGATCCCGGTCGACCAGgacaacaagaacaacaacagcctgCTGGTGACGGACCGGGTGAACGAGTACtcggacgaggacgaggagcAGGAGTTCAGCTCGGGCGACGAGAACGACGAGGGCCTGTCCGGGTACGCGGCGAAGCGCAACTATGCCGGGAAGCGCGATTCGTACAAAAAGTTCGAATCGGGCGAGCAGGACGGCGAGCAGGAGGATGGCAACATGCTGCCCTCGAACCAGGCCGACAGCGACAGCGATTTCGACAACATGGGCAAGGAAAAGTCGCGGGGGAAGATGAGTCGC CAACGGAATTTCAAGCAACGCATCATCTCACTGCTCAAACGCTTCAAGGTGCCGGAGGAGCTGGAGGGCGACGTACGGGAGCGGGGCCCGGCACTGCGCGGCAAGCGCGATCTGGACGCCCTATTTCAGGAGCTGGAATCGTTGTCCTGCGGCGAAGGGGACGACTCCGGCCAGGACATGGACAGTCTGTCCATCGGCTCGACGCCGAAGCCATCGTTGAGGCCATTCTTTGAGCACTCGGGCAAGCCGGTCCTCACGCAGCAGCATTCCTCGATACAGCTAAGCTCGATGCAGAAGGGCGGcggcggtgttggtggtggtgttggtaaTAAAG ATTTTATGCCAGAAAAGAAACCCAATTTAGAGAAGCGTGACTCGCTCgccgaaaagaaaagcaattcAATAACAATTGCCAATAATCTTATTAATAGTATGAACGGCAACAGTATTAATAACAATCAGACTAGCAATTACAGTAACAGCCAAG ATCGATCCGGTGACTGGAAAAACGATAGCTCCGGCAACGAGGGTGGCGCCGGCAATACGGACCCGGAAGCGCTCAGTTCCGATCCCCAGAACACGGGCAGCCCGCCGAAGGAGAAGGAGACGGCGGTGGAGAAGAAGAATCGCCTGTttcgcaccagcagcagcacgcccAACAGCGCCAAAAAGCAGAAACAGGTGCTGAGCTTCCAGATGGACCAGCACGGGCAGCAGCAGGGGCAGCAGCATCACACCCAGCAGGGGAAACCATCGCCCCTTGAAACCTGCCTGTCGCCGACGAATGTGGAGCCGCGCAAGTCGCTGCTGGAGCAGCTGCAGCGCACGTTCACGACCGAGGAGTCGGCGCTGCCGGAGGTGGTCACGATCGTCAGCCCGCCGGAAGCGAGCACCGTGTCGCTTACCCCACGGCTAGCGTCGCTCATATCGGCCACGTTTCGGCCCACCTTTCAGCCCAACAATACCGCCGAGGTGAAAGCAATAACGCAGGCGCTGATGAACAAAATTCAGAAGTA CTGTAACTCAACGGCAAAACCGCCAACCACGGTGAAGGTAGTTCTAGTCGGAGGGGACTGGTTGCAGGGCGCCGTGCTGCGACACTACGTAGAGCTGTTGGGCATACGGCCACCGGACTGGGTAAACCATATCAGATTCTATATCGTTCCTTTAG GATCGTGCGCGGTCGCTCGCTACATCGGTATGATCGATTCGAGCTACCTGGGCATGTTCGGTACGGAGAGCTGGCAGCAGATCTGTGATCGGGCGGCCAATCTCGAGAGTGCACAGTCGAAGAACGAGTCGGCCGAGTTTATCAACCGGATACAGCGGTACCTCATATCGGGCGGACCGTGCACGCAAGTTCCTATTGCCGAGGCGATGGTTAACTATCGCGATGAAGACTCTTGTCAAATATTTGTACCGTTTGTTAGT GACGTAAGAATTGGCTGTTTAGAAGGGCCGCAGGTGTCGCTTGATCTCGACGAATCGTTCACGTACGCTTCGCAGGGCAGTGCCGACCGGATGCTGTCCAGTTCGCCGCCCCAGAGTGGTCGCACCTCGCCGCCCGCTTCGCAAACACCGAGCGCCATcgcccagctgcagcagaaagatctgcagcagcagcagctgctgcagcaatcgtcctcctcttcctcctcgcaGGTGCAGGAGTCGCTCGAGCTGCAGGTTGACTATTGGCCGCTGGCTCGGCCCAACTTCGATCCGAAGGAGAAATTGCTCGGCAAGGGCCAGGACCCGTCCGGCAAGAACAGTATTAAGAGCACGTTCCGGCATTTGCAG GTGTGGCGACTACCGCAAGCTCCAAGCTTTGGCGAGTTTACCAACGGCTTAACGCTGAGCTTTGCAACCAaggagaaaaagcaaaaaa TAATGAGATTAGGCaaaaagaaggagaaagatCGCGATGCTGAAAAGGAGCAGTGCGTCGAAGGGGTGGCCCGGTTAATCTGCTCACCGAAGCAATCGCATCCGGTTCCGTTGCGAG TTTACATCGACGGTACCGAGTGGACAGGGGTGAAATTTTTCCAACTTTCGTCCCAGTGGCAGACGCACATTAAGAACTTCCCGATAGCGCTGGTCGGTGCCCCACTGGCACCGGCCGAAATGCTAACCTAG